A genomic segment from Roseibium algicola encodes:
- the prfB gene encoding peptide chain release factor 2 (programmed frameshift) — MRAEMEAIVDEIKQAISLLRRHLDWDQAVVRLEELNALSEDPNLWNEPSKAQKLMRERQQLDDSIGGIKSLEQDLSDNIELIELGEMEDDKSVITDAEEALRGLKGKVNQLQLNSLLSGEADANDTYLEINSGAGGTESQDWASMLLRMYRRWAEKRGFKVEVLEYHDGEEAGIKSATLLIKGENAYGWLKTESGVHRLVRISPYDSNARRHTSFSSAWVYPVIDDSIEIDINESDCRIDTYRASGAGGQHVNTTDSAVRITHQPTGIVVQCQSERSQHKNRATAWSMLKARLYEAELKKREEAASAEAASKTDIGWGHQIRSYVLQPYQLVKDLRTGVESTSPGDVLDGDLDEFMEAALAQRVFGGDPVEVADID, encoded by the exons ATGCGCGCCGAAATGGAAGCGATCGTCGATGAAATCAAGCAGGCCATAAGCCTGCTGAGGAGGCATCTT GACTGGGATCAGGCCGTCGTCCGACTGGAAGAGCTGAACGCTCTTTCCGAAGATCCGAACCTCTGGAATGAACCGTCCAAGGCCCAGAAGCTGATGCGCGAGCGTCAGCAGCTTGATGACAGCATTGGTGGCATCAAGTCGCTGGAGCAGGACCTTTCCGACAATATCGAACTGATCGAACTCGGCGAGATGGAAGACGACAAGTCCGTCATTACCGATGCCGAGGAAGCGCTTCGTGGTCTCAAGGGCAAGGTCAACCAGCTGCAGCTCAATTCGCTGCTGTCCGGTGAGGCCGATGCGAACGACACGTACCTGGAAATCAACTCCGGTGCCGGTGGCACCGAGAGCCAGGACTGGGCGTCCATGTTGCTTCGCATGTACCGCCGGTGGGCGGAAAAGCGAGGCTTCAAGGTCGAAGTGCTGGAATATCATGACGGTGAAGAAGCGGGTATCAAGTCTGCGACCTTGCTGATCAAGGGCGAGAATGCCTATGGCTGGCTGAAGACCGAATCGGGCGTGCATCGCCTCGTACGGATTTCGCCCTATGACAGCAACGCCCGCCGCCACACCAGCTTCTCCAGTGCCTGGGTCTATCCGGTGATTGACGATTCCATCGAGATCGACATCAACGAGAGTGATTGCCGCATTGATACCTACCGCGCCTCCGGTGCAGGTGGTCAGCACGTCAACACGACCGATTCCGCCGTGCGTATCACGCACCAGCCAACCGGTATCGTGGTGCAGTGTCAGTCCGAGCGCTCACAGCACAAGAACCGGGCAACTGCCTGGTCGATGCTGAAGGCCCGCCTTTACGAAGCAGAGTTGAAGAAGCGCGAAGAAGCGGCCAGCGCCGAAGCTGCCTCGAAAACCGACATCGGCTGGGGGCACCAGATCCGCTCTTACGTGCTTCAGCCCTATCAGTTGGTCAAGGACCTGCGCACGGGCGTTGAGAGCACGTCTCCGGGCGATGTTCTCGATGGCGATCTGGATGAATTCATGGAAGCTGCGCTTGCACAGCGCGTCTTTGGTGGAGATCCGGTCGAAGTCGCCGATATCGACTAA
- the tyrS gene encoding tyrosine--tRNA ligase, which translates to MSEFKSDFLNVLSERGFIHQISDPKGLDELCAKETVTAYIGFDCTAPSLHAGSLVPIMMLHWFQKTGHRPIALMGGGTTRVGDPSGKDESRKMLTEELIEDNKAGIRKVFEKLLTFGDGPTDAIMLDNADWLLKLNYVDFLRDIGRHFSVNQMIQRDSVRLRLEREQHLSFLEFNYMLLQGYDYLEIYRRTGCRLQMGGSDQWGNILSGTDLVRRLAEVEAFALTSPLLTTSSGAKMGKTAAGAVWLNEEQLSAYDYWQYWRNTEDADVERFMKLFTVLPMDEIARLAALQGSEINEAKKILATEATALIHGRENAEAAAETARKAFEEGQSAEGLPTVEIAKAELEAGIGVLSAFVSAGLCASNGDVRRNIKGGAVKINDKGEQDDKRQITLADLTGDGIVKLSLGKKKHVLLKPV; encoded by the coding sequence ATGAGCGAGTTCAAATCGGACTTTCTAAACGTTCTTTCAGAACGCGGTTTCATTCATCAGATCTCGGACCCGAAGGGCCTGGACGAGCTTTGCGCGAAAGAAACCGTAACGGCCTACATTGGTTTCGATTGCACCGCACCGAGCCTTCATGCCGGGTCTCTCGTACCGATCATGATGCTGCACTGGTTTCAGAAGACCGGCCACCGTCCGATTGCCCTCATGGGCGGCGGCACCACGCGCGTCGGTGATCCGTCCGGCAAGGACGAATCCCGAAAAATGCTCACCGAAGAGCTGATTGAGGATAACAAGGCCGGCATCCGCAAGGTCTTCGAGAAACTTCTCACCTTCGGTGACGGCCCGACAGACGCCATCATGCTGGACAATGCGGACTGGCTTCTGAAGCTCAATTACGTTGACTTCCTTCGCGACATCGGCCGGCATTTCTCGGTCAACCAGATGATCCAGCGCGACAGCGTGCGCCTGCGTCTGGAACGCGAACAGCATCTGTCCTTTCTCGAATTCAACTACATGCTCCTGCAGGGCTACGACTATCTGGAGATTTACCGTCGCACCGGTTGCCGACTACAGATGGGCGGATCCGACCAGTGGGGCAACATCCTGTCCGGCACCGATCTCGTTCGCCGTCTGGCAGAAGTCGAAGCCTTTGCCCTCACCTCTCCGCTTCTGACCACGTCGTCGGGTGCAAAGATGGGCAAGACTGCCGCCGGCGCTGTGTGGCTCAACGAAGAGCAGCTTTCCGCCTATGACTACTGGCAATACTGGCGAAACACGGAAGACGCCGACGTGGAGCGTTTCATGAAGCTCTTCACAGTTCTTCCAATGGACGAAATCGCCCGTCTTGCGGCACTGCAAGGCTCGGAGATCAACGAGGCCAAGAAGATACTGGCAACGGAAGCGACTGCCCTGATCCATGGTCGGGAAAACGCTGAAGCTGCTGCCGAGACCGCCCGCAAGGCATTTGAAGAAGGCCAATCCGCCGAAGGCCTGCCAACGGTAGAAATTGCCAAGGCCGAACTGGAAGCCGGCATAGGTGTGCTATCCGCATTCGTGAGTGCGGGCCTGTGCGCCTCGAATGGAGACGTCCGCCGCAACATCAAGGGTGGCGCGGTCAAGATCAACGACAAGGGCGAGCAGGACGACAAGCGCCAGATCACGCTTGCTGATCTGACCGGCGACGGCATCGTCAAACTGTCGCTCGGCAAGAAAAAGCACGTGCTCCTGAAGCCGGTCTGA
- a CDS encoding DmpA family aminopeptidase, whose amino-acid sequence MSSFPSLSRTRVHGLICGTLEPGPLNTLADIDGIAVGHRTMCEGDLRTGFTAIVPHPGNLFREKLPAAVEVINGFGKSAGLIQVDELGTLETPILLTNTFGVGTGVNALIRRAIAENPEIGRSTGTINPVVMECNDGYLSDIQAMALSEADAEAALKAAGSTVEQGSVGAGTGMSAFGFKGGIGSASRVFELGGRQHRLAALVLANFGRPGDLVLPDGRRPHPKEARHSEERGSVIVVLATDVPLESRQLKRIARRAGAGLARLGAYYGNGSGDIALAFSTACKIAHFEESDFIVRDILKEDKIDVLFQAAAETTQEAVLNAMIASPAMRGRGRSKRPSLADWLDGRA is encoded by the coding sequence ATGTCTTCCTTTCCCTCGCTCTCTCGCACTCGCGTTCATGGCCTCATATGCGGCACTCTGGAACCCGGCCCCCTGAATACCCTTGCGGACATCGATGGTATTGCGGTTGGGCACAGAACCATGTGCGAGGGCGACCTCAGAACCGGTTTCACGGCAATTGTGCCGCATCCGGGCAATCTCTTTCGCGAGAAACTTCCTGCCGCCGTCGAGGTGATCAACGGCTTCGGAAAGAGTGCTGGTTTGATACAGGTCGATGAACTCGGGACGCTGGAAACGCCGATCCTTCTGACCAACACCTTTGGCGTTGGAACCGGTGTGAACGCGCTCATCCGCCGGGCAATTGCCGAAAATCCAGAAATAGGCCGTTCCACAGGCACCATCAATCCCGTGGTGATGGAGTGCAATGACGGCTACCTGAGCGATATTCAGGCAATGGCCTTGAGCGAAGCCGATGCGGAAGCGGCTCTGAAGGCTGCAGGTTCGACGGTGGAGCAAGGCAGTGTCGGGGCAGGGACGGGCATGAGCGCGTTCGGCTTCAAAGGCGGTATCGGTTCGGCCTCGCGCGTCTTTGAACTTGGAGGCCGTCAGCACAGACTTGCCGCCCTGGTGCTTGCCAATTTCGGTCGCCCCGGAGACCTTGTCCTGCCGGATGGACGCAGACCGCATCCCAAGGAGGCGCGCCATAGCGAAGAACGCGGTTCGGTCATCGTTGTTCTGGCGACTGATGTGCCTCTTGAAAGCCGGCAACTGAAACGCATTGCCCGCAGAGCCGGGGCGGGTTTGGCGCGTCTGGGTGCCTACTACGGCAATGGAAGCGGCGATATCGCACTTGCCTTTTCAACTGCCTGCAAGATTGCCCATTTCGAGGAGAGCGATTTCATCGTTCGCGATATTCTCAAGGAAGACAAGATCGATGTCCTGTTTCAGGCAGCAGCTGAAACGACGCAGGAGGCTGTACTCAATGCGATGATCGCGTCTCCCGCCATGCGTGGGCGGGGGCGTAGCAAACGGCCGTCACTCGCCGATTGGCTTGACGGGCGCGCCTAG
- a CDS encoding ferritin-like domain-containing protein, whose protein sequence is MVTGRDNLPHTLVAGARAIVCASDTAEKVRLAYAVSRAWFQRELALGSPSRDGAMPDRPGRPEKPVLLAPRDMPKRSLKGKAGRLALIHSLAHIELNAVDLTWDLIGRFAHVRLPRSYYDDWVRVGLEEAKHFAMLQERLAKLDATYGDLPAHDGLWQAAQDTGHDLAARLAIIPLVLEARGLDITPPMIEKAREIDDEDTAKCLDIIYRDEKNHVAFGAKWFRFLCDRQGIRPESAFHTYVRRHFRGPLKPPFNDRARSEAGLTPGFYKPLAPLIG, encoded by the coding sequence ATGGTGACCGGAAGGGACAACTTGCCGCACACTCTGGTTGCCGGAGCGCGAGCGATCGTGTGCGCTTCCGATACAGCCGAAAAAGTGCGGCTTGCCTATGCTGTTTCCAGGGCCTGGTTTCAGCGTGAACTCGCTCTCGGATCTCCCTCGAGAGATGGTGCGATGCCGGATCGGCCGGGCCGGCCTGAAAAACCTGTTCTGCTTGCACCGCGAGACATGCCAAAACGCAGCTTGAAGGGCAAGGCGGGCCGCCTTGCCCTGATTCACTCCCTGGCACACATCGAGCTCAACGCAGTGGACCTGACATGGGATCTGATCGGACGCTTCGCGCACGTCAGGCTGCCCAGGTCCTACTATGACGACTGGGTGCGAGTCGGGCTTGAGGAAGCCAAGCATTTTGCCATGCTGCAGGAGCGCCTGGCGAAACTGGACGCCACCTACGGAGACCTGCCTGCCCACGACGGTCTCTGGCAGGCAGCGCAGGACACCGGACACGACCTTGCTGCCCGCCTTGCCATCATCCCGCTGGTACTCGAGGCAAGAGGCCTCGACATCACGCCACCGATGATCGAAAAAGCCCGCGAAATCGATGACGAAGACACCGCCAAATGTCTCGACATCATCTATCGGGACGAGAAAAACCATGTCGCCTTTGGCGCAAAGTGGTTCCGGTTTCTGTGTGACCGGCAGGGAATCAGGCCTGAGTCGGCATTCCACACCTACGTGCGCCGTCACTTCAGGGGTCCGTTAAAACCTCCCTTCAACGATCGCGCGCGGTCCGAAGCCGGACTAACTCCCGGTTTTTACAAGCCTCTTGCGCCTCTCATCGGATAA
- the glnA gene encoding type I glutamate--ammonia ligase, with the protein MTTAAEILKEIQEKDVKFVDLRFTDPKGKMQHVTMDVVLVDEDMFAEGVAFDGSSIAGWKAINESDMMLILDPESAHIDPFFAQSTMAIFCDIVDPVTGEGYNRDPRMTAKKAEAYVKSGGFGDTIFVGPEAEFFMFDDVRFTADPYNTGFMLDSSELPSNMGSEYETGNLGHRPRTKGGYFPVPPIDSAQDIRSEMLSVMAEMGVPTEKHHHEVAAAQHELGMKFDHLTRCADNMQKYKYVVHQVAHAYGKTSTFMPKPVFGDNGTGMHCHLSIWNNGEPTFAGNQYADLSESCLYFIGGILKHAKALNAFTNPSTNSYKRLVPGYEAPVLLAYSSRNRSASCRIPFTASPKAKRVEVRFPDPSANPYLCFSALLMAGLDGIKNKIHPGDAMDKNLYDLPAEELAEIPTVCGSLREALEAVDADREFLKAGGVFDDDQIDAYIELKMEEVERFEMTPHPVEFDMYYSV; encoded by the coding sequence ATGACCACTGCCGCTGAAATCCTTAAGGAGATTCAGGAAAAAGACGTGAAATTCGTCGACCTGCGCTTTACCGATCCTAAGGGTAAAATGCAGCACGTCACCATGGACGTAGTACTCGTTGACGAAGACATGTTCGCTGAAGGCGTCGCTTTCGACGGTTCGTCAATCGCAGGCTGGAAGGCCATCAACGAGTCCGACATGATGCTGATCCTGGATCCGGAATCTGCACACATCGACCCGTTCTTCGCACAGTCCACCATGGCGATCTTCTGCGACATCGTCGACCCGGTCACCGGTGAAGGCTACAACCGCGATCCGCGCATGACCGCGAAGAAAGCGGAAGCCTACGTGAAGTCCGGCGGCTTCGGCGACACCATTTTCGTCGGCCCGGAAGCTGAATTCTTCATGTTCGACGACGTCCGCTTCACTGCAGACCCGTACAACACCGGCTTCATGCTCGACAGCTCCGAACTGCCGTCCAACATGGGTTCCGAGTACGAAACGGGCAACCTGGGCCACCGTCCGCGCACGAAGGGCGGCTACTTCCCGGTTCCGCCGATCGACAGCGCGCAGGACATCCGTTCCGAAATGCTGTCCGTCATGGCCGAAATGGGCGTTCCGACAGAAAAGCATCACCACGAAGTGGCTGCTGCACAGCACGAACTCGGCATGAAGTTCGATCACCTGACCCGTTGCGCCGACAACATGCAGAAGTACAAGTATGTCGTCCACCAGGTCGCACATGCCTACGGCAAGACGTCCACCTTCATGCCGAAGCCGGTATTCGGTGACAACGGCACCGGCATGCACTGCCACCTGTCCATCTGGAACAACGGCGAGCCGACCTTTGCCGGCAACCAGTATGCCGACCTTTCGGAAAGCTGCCTGTACTTCATCGGCGGTATTCTGAAGCACGCCAAGGCCCTGAACGCCTTCACCAACCCGTCGACCAACTCCTACAAGCGTCTGGTCCCGGGCTACGAAGCACCGGTTCTGCTGGCCTATTCCTCGCGTAACCGTTCGGCTTCCTGCCGTATTCCGTTCACAGCTTCTCCGAAGGCAAAGCGCGTTGAAGTTCGCTTCCCGGATCCGTCCGCGAACCCGTACCTCTGCTTCTCCGCCCTGCTGATGGCCGGCCTCGACGGGATCAAGAACAAGATCCACCCGGGCGACGCGATGGACAAGAACCTCTACGACCTTCCGGCCGAAGAGCTTGCAGAAATCCCGACCGTTTGCGGCTCCCTGCGCGAAGCACTGGAAGCAGTCGATGCAGACCGTGAGTTCCTGAAAGCCGGCGGCGTGTTCGACGACGACCAGATCGACGCTTACATCGAACTGAAGATGGAAGAAGTCGAGCGTTTCGAAATGACCCCGCACCCGGTCGAATTCGACATGTACTACTCTGTCTGA
- a CDS encoding M23 family metallopeptidase, protein MQQRQESTRTYQAPRTEPHHPVLEKGEKTTTYSVRPVHLICGAIGCVTATLAVAGTIGYYALRSDMMAEASAERTELVLEYQDHIDRLRTEIANLTSRQMVDRETVEIQVMDVLRRQQDLNQRHAIVANLVARAESVGIYLSNDKPLPPEKPSLDERNLASLDGSDKSAIGGESELIEEPVKALGLRDGSTRSFDPLAILQQPATDTATPGADVKKNSEKQAALDAVKADISMMDEESTAAVDAITIATEGRIEDILRITRSITPGLNATLREKTSLGGPFQPINDENFPDRLDRANTALDTLRRVKFTALRLPIKRPVRNGSVSSTYGPRVDPFLGRLAMHTGIDFKAPYGARVFATAPGTVISAGRNGGYGKMVEIRHANGFVTRYAHMSRIQVSEGDHVLAGDLVGNVGSTGRSTGPHLHYEIRRHDKPGNPAAFLSAGDRFSALDL, encoded by the coding sequence ATGCAACAGCGCCAAGAATCGACGCGGACCTATCAAGCCCCCCGGACAGAGCCACATCATCCGGTTCTGGAAAAGGGCGAGAAGACGACCACGTACAGTGTAAGGCCGGTTCATCTTATTTGCGGTGCAATCGGCTGCGTGACGGCAACCTTGGCGGTTGCAGGCACAATTGGCTACTACGCCCTGCGCAGTGACATGATGGCCGAGGCCAGCGCTGAAAGAACAGAGCTGGTGCTGGAGTATCAGGACCACATCGACCGCCTGCGTACCGAGATTGCAAATCTGACGAGCCGCCAGATGGTCGACAGGGAAACCGTCGAGATCCAGGTAATGGACGTTCTGCGCCGGCAGCAGGACCTCAATCAGCGCCATGCCATCGTGGCCAACCTGGTTGCCAGGGCAGAAAGCGTCGGTATCTACCTCAGCAACGACAAGCCCCTGCCCCCGGAGAAACCTTCGCTCGACGAGCGCAACCTCGCTTCCCTGGATGGTAGCGACAAATCTGCAATCGGCGGCGAAAGCGAGTTGATCGAGGAACCGGTAAAGGCATTGGGATTGCGCGATGGTTCCACAAGATCCTTCGATCCACTGGCTATTCTGCAGCAGCCGGCAACCGATACCGCAACGCCGGGTGCCGACGTAAAAAAAAACTCTGAGAAACAGGCTGCCCTCGACGCGGTAAAGGCCGACATCTCCATGATGGACGAAGAAAGCACGGCGGCCGTCGATGCGATCACCATCGCGACGGAAGGCCGTATTGAGGACATCCTCCGCATCACGCGCTCAATTACGCCCGGGCTCAACGCCACACTGCGTGAAAAGACCTCCCTTGGCGGCCCGTTCCAGCCGATCAACGACGAGAACTTTCCAGACCGCCTGGACCGTGCAAACACAGCCCTGGACACACTGCGACGCGTGAAATTTACCGCACTGCGTCTGCCGATCAAACGGCCCGTCCGGAACGGCTCCGTGTCAAGCACCTACGGTCCCCGGGTTGATCCGTTCCTGGGCCGGCTGGCCATGCACACCGGCATCGATTTCAAGGCCCCTTACGGCGCACGCGTATTCGCAACGGCACCCGGCACAGTAATCAGTGCGGGACGTAATGGTGGCTACGGCAAGATGGTGGAGATCCGTCATGCGAACGGGTTCGTCACCCGCTATGCTCATATGAGCCGCATCCAGGTATCGGAAGGCGACCATGTTCTGGCGGGCGATCTCGTCGGCAATGTCGGCTCCACCGGTCGCTCCACAGGTCCACATCTCCACTACGAGATCCGCCGGCATGACAAGCCCGGCAATCCGGCAGCTTTCCTGTCGGCAGGTGATCGCTTCTCGGCACTCGACCTTTGA
- the bcp gene encoding thioredoxin-dependent thiol peroxidase gives MSELAVGDVAPDFELEGDGGNKVSLSALKGKPVVVYFYPKDDTPGCTKEAIAFTEQSDAFAKLGVTIIGLSPDTAAKHDKFIAKHNLAIRLGADTEKEVAEAYGVWVEKSMYGKKYMGVERTTFLVGADGKIAEIWRKVKVPGHADAVLEAARAL, from the coding sequence ATGAGCGAATTGGCCGTCGGGGATGTCGCACCGGATTTCGAACTGGAAGGGGATGGCGGCAACAAGGTGTCGCTGAGCGCCCTCAAAGGAAAACCCGTCGTAGTGTATTTTTATCCCAAGGATGACACACCGGGCTGCACAAAGGAGGCTATTGCCTTCACTGAACAGTCCGATGCATTTGCCAAACTTGGTGTGACCATTATCGGGCTCTCGCCTGACACAGCCGCCAAACACGACAAGTTCATCGCCAAGCACAATCTGGCGATCAGACTGGGGGCGGACACGGAAAAGGAAGTCGCGGAGGCCTATGGGGTCTGGGTCGAAAAATCCATGTACGGCAAGAAATACATGGGTGTGGAACGCACCACCTTTCTCGTCGGTGCAGACGGCAAGATCGCCGAGATCTGGCGCAAGGTGAAAGTTCCAGGGCACGCGGATGCCGTTCTTGAGGCTGCGCGGGCCCTGTGA
- a CDS encoding YhdP family protein: MTPKKRKRLRYVFAAVLVGFLVGIAILFATGPVHIPLLGSLLAYQGTRGQVELSIGSASVDFTAPDGINILISDARAEIAGGSPVSISLPELTAPLNRDALLSGKLHFSSLILTRPHVRIVLAGGPAKFPEMGPLMEAVDRVSDVVDDQFARRGLSFVKIRDASFELAGSIPRRYRGIDADILRDDNRSIRAFARVAGNISTWRLELARNAPPGANAKSIGVVVNGITLAELLGPNAKSVQGKGLGLPASAKIESRLTGDGKFVSANAVARVRNGWFQLGKTLVAFDDAALSLLFEAGQDAIEITSSHVIRGNSRIFFTGSVSPVAGDSPEWQINLDSEYPQFGSADVPEEPHMLDGVQIRARFDPLEKLLSVDRFTARSGKAVVHGVASLQITPEGPYLALAADGELIPVAVAKQLWPITLVPPARRWIIERLKGGLIETVSYTGALRPPAFDPRDPDPGWAGDDMRLDMTFSDGAVTPVGDVPQIDGLDGTLTIENETLTVTATGGTATASSGGEVTLPDGVFAIQNLPLRDGKMASVKTRMEGSASDLGAMVNSAPFRVLDRADLKNDGVEGAGELEITASFPLGNEIDLADIDWQATGRLTNFSDSNPIMGHTVRKSDVALEANKDQVAITGKGILDGLQADIDLVVPLGESGVAARQDVVVALNAKQLKEKGVDLTAFLQGNMTLSVTKVSDGQEFVIDLKQTDVRLQALGWQKAKGVPATASFKLVETDTQRRVKDFKLVSEGVDVAGSMQLSMAGDLVSASFNTFKLRPGDNVEVDIQKATDGRYDIIFAGSSFDGRGLIKSMRSPGGSKGAGDFSGGARIAANIDRVTGFNNQAIEKFSGKIDTGAKGLVSADLKGLVNGRANFEFTVTDQGGTQAAIGRFANTGATLRFLDLYKRMRGGTGVLNVAMADENSWVGDFNVRSLRITEDPAIQRIREQNRSNRIPDGRAINTNEAADTASFETLDINFSREGELLTISRGALQGNALGGTVSGSVDLSQQTLNLTGTFVPIYALNNFFAKIPLLGFALGGNSGEGLIGVTYRLSGSVSDPVLSVNPISAIAPGIFRKMFEFQAN; this comes from the coding sequence GTGACGCCGAAAAAACGCAAGCGCTTGCGCTACGTCTTCGCCGCCGTTCTGGTTGGTTTTCTTGTCGGCATCGCCATTCTGTTTGCAACCGGGCCGGTGCACATTCCGCTTCTAGGCAGCCTGCTGGCCTATCAAGGCACCCGAGGGCAGGTTGAACTTTCCATTGGCAGCGCAAGTGTCGATTTTACTGCGCCGGACGGCATCAATATCCTGATTTCGGATGCCAGGGCGGAGATCGCCGGTGGGTCACCAGTAAGCATCAGTCTTCCTGAACTGACTGCGCCGCTGAACCGGGATGCACTGCTCTCCGGCAAGCTCCATTTTTCGTCTCTAATCCTGACAAGGCCCCATGTGCGGATTGTCCTGGCTGGCGGGCCGGCGAAGTTTCCGGAAATGGGGCCGCTCATGGAAGCCGTCGACAGGGTCAGCGATGTAGTGGACGACCAGTTTGCCCGCCGAGGCCTCAGCTTCGTCAAGATCCGTGACGCTTCTTTCGAGTTGGCCGGTTCCATCCCCAGACGATACCGAGGCATTGACGCGGACATCCTGCGTGACGACAACCGCTCGATACGGGCCTTCGCGCGAGTTGCCGGCAATATCTCCACCTGGCGACTGGAGCTTGCGCGCAACGCACCGCCGGGTGCGAATGCCAAGAGCATCGGGGTCGTGGTCAACGGAATCACCCTTGCCGAACTGCTGGGGCCAAACGCGAAATCAGTGCAGGGCAAGGGGCTGGGACTTCCGGCCTCCGCCAAAATCGAGAGCAGACTGACAGGCGATGGCAAGTTCGTCTCCGCCAATGCGGTTGCGCGTGTGCGCAACGGCTGGTTCCAGCTTGGCAAGACACTGGTCGCATTTGACGATGCAGCACTGTCCCTGTTGTTCGAGGCGGGACAAGACGCAATTGAAATTACCAGTTCGCACGTCATTCGCGGCAATTCACGCATCTTCTTCACGGGGTCTGTTTCGCCGGTTGCTGGTGATAGTCCGGAGTGGCAGATCAATCTGGATTCGGAATATCCGCAGTTCGGTTCAGCCGATGTTCCCGAAGAGCCGCATATGCTGGACGGCGTCCAGATTCGTGCGCGTTTCGATCCGCTTGAAAAATTGCTCTCCGTCGACCGCTTCACGGCTCGCTCTGGCAAGGCCGTCGTGCATGGTGTCGCCTCGCTGCAGATTACACCGGAAGGACCTTATCTGGCGCTGGCCGCTGATGGGGAGTTGATACCGGTTGCAGTGGCAAAGCAGCTCTGGCCGATCACGCTTGTGCCGCCGGCGCGCCGCTGGATCATCGAACGCCTGAAAGGCGGCTTGATCGAGACCGTTTCCTATACGGGTGCGCTCCGCCCGCCGGCATTTGATCCGCGGGATCCGGACCCGGGCTGGGCGGGGGACGACATGCGCCTGGACATGACGTTTTCCGATGGTGCAGTGACGCCTGTTGGGGACGTTCCGCAGATTGATGGCCTCGACGGTACGCTCACAATTGAAAACGAGACACTGACCGTGACCGCGACAGGCGGAACGGCGACGGCCTCAAGTGGCGGCGAGGTTACCCTGCCGGATGGTGTCTTCGCGATCCAGAACCTGCCTTTGCGGGACGGCAAGATGGCAAGCGTGAAGACCCGCATGGAGGGATCGGCGAGCGACCTTGGTGCGATGGTCAACAGTGCGCCTTTCCGCGTGCTGGACCGGGCTGATCTCAAGAATGATGGCGTCGAAGGGGCGGGAGAACTTGAAATCACGGCTTCGTTTCCCTTGGGCAATGAAATCGATCTTGCCGATATCGACTGGCAGGCGACAGGCCGTCTGACGAATTTCTCGGACAGCAATCCGATCATGGGGCACACGGTGCGCAAGTCGGATGTTGCGCTGGAGGCCAACAAGGATCAGGTCGCGATTACCGGCAAGGGGATACTCGACGGATTGCAGGCCGATATCGACCTTGTGGTGCCCTTGGGCGAATCCGGTGTTGCGGCACGACAGGATGTTGTTGTTGCGCTCAACGCGAAGCAGCTGAAAGAGAAGGGGGTGGATCTGACCGCCTTTCTCCAAGGCAACATGACGTTGAGCGTTACAAAGGTCAGCGACGGACAGGAATTCGTCATCGACCTGAAACAGACGGATGTCCGGCTGCAGGCGCTCGGCTGGCAAAAAGCCAAGGGTGTTCCCGCAACGGCGTCTTTCAAGCTGGTTGAAACGGACACACAGCGCCGCGTGAAGGATTTCAAGCTGGTATCAGAGGGCGTCGATGTTGCCGGTTCGATGCAACTGTCGATGGCCGGCGATCTTGTCAGCGCATCGTTCAATACATTCAAGCTGCGCCCGGGCGACAATGTCGAAGTCGATATCCAGAAGGCGACAGACGGACGTTATGACATCATCTTCGCCGGATCTTCCTTTGACGGACGCGGCCTGATCAAGAGCATGCGGAGCCCCGGCGGCAGCAAGGGAGCCGGTGACTTTTCGGGCGGTGCAAGAATTGCCGCCAATATTGACCGTGTAACCGGGTTCAACAATCAGGCGATCGAGAAATTCTCGGGCAAGATCGATACCGGTGCCAAGGGACTGGTCTCTGCGGACTTGAAGGGACTTGTGAACGGCCGTGCGAATTTCGAATTCACGGTGACGGACCAGGGCGGCACGCAGGCGGCAATTGGCCGTTTTGCAAACACAGGCGCAACACTGCGTTTTCTCGACCTCTACAAGCGTATGCGCGGTGGAACCGGGGTCCTGAATGTGGCGATGGCCGACGAGAACAGCTGGGTCGGCGATTTCAACGTACGCTCACTGCGGATCACGGAAGATCCGGCCATTCAGCGTATTCGCGAGCAGAACCGTTCCAATCGCATCCCGGACGGGCGTGCGATCAATACCAACGAAGCTGCGGACACCGCCAGTTTCGAAACGCTGGATATCAATTTCTCACGGGAAGGCGAATTGCTGACCATCAGTCGCGGGGCTCTCCAAGGCAACGCACTGGGAGGAACTGTCAGCGGCTCTGTGGATCTGTCGCAGCAGACGCTCAACCTTACCGGTACCTTCGTGCCGATCTACGCTCTCAACAATTTCTTCGCCAAGATCCCGCTGTTGGGCTTTGCGCTCGGCGGCAATTCCGGAGAAGGCCTGATCGGTGTGACCTATCGCTTGTCTGGTTCGGTGTCCGACCCGGTGCTGTCGGTCAACCCGATTTCGGCGATAGCACCAGGCATTTTCCGCAAGATGTTCGAGTTTCAGGCGAACTGA